A window of the Canis lupus baileyi chromosome 1, mCanLup2.hap1, whole genome shotgun sequence genome harbors these coding sequences:
- the CLDND2 gene encoding claudin domain-containing protein 2 — MGVKRSLQRGGILLGFFAKILMILSTATNYWIRYPGGHRGLWQECNAGTCSNIPCQTMLAVTGAYMVLAAGSGIVGLVMGLRILCHEGDARGQTTSSIFFLCGLLLLLALTGYTVENAWKNDVFFSWSYFSGWLALPFSILAGIYFLLADMVVQSTDAISGFPVYL, encoded by the exons ATGGGGGTGAAGCGGAGCCTTCAGAGAGGGGGCATCTTGCTGGGCTTCTTCGCCAAAATCCTCATGATTCTCTCCACTGCCACCAACTACTGGATACGCTACCCTGGGGGCCACCGTGGCCTGTGGCAGGAGTGTAATGCCGGCACCTGCTCCAACATCCCCTGCCAGA CCATGCTGGCGGTGACCGGGGCGTACATGGTGCTGGCGGCGGGCTCCGGCATCGTGGGTTTGGTGATGGGGCTGCGGATCCTGTGCCACGAGGGCGACGCGCGGGGCCAGACCACGAGCAGCATCTTCTTCCTCTGCG gcctgctgctgctcctggccTTGACAGGCTACACCGTGGAGAACGCGTGGAAAAACGACGTCTTCTTCTCGTGGTCCTATTTTTCGGGGTGGCTGGCTTTGCCCTTCTCTATTCTCGCGG GCATCTACTTTCTGCTGGCGGACATGGTCGTGCAGAGCACGGATGCCATCAGCGGATTTCCCGTGTACTTGTGA